One segment of Myxocyprinus asiaticus isolate MX2 ecotype Aquarium Trade chromosome 41, UBuf_Myxa_2, whole genome shotgun sequence DNA contains the following:
- the LOC127431870 gene encoding uncharacterized protein LOC127431870 isoform X2 — MPLSNNEKSARHRAKVNADPLARARYLAKRRESYQQRKREGKTKTPPVAELSTARQQQLRQKWRQYQRNHREKMRNSTPQFCSFQFEINSQWQQESAPYSSSSEMDSSSTRQDTCETPVNSYSWIKQETDTEVIQWEDTNSVAASDAEQDNSQSSAISYMIPNEGVSYSVMQTITRLQCLLESKQERIEALEKQVQDLQEDRKFLRTHIENLTSALSAHLHEGISHELRKN, encoded by the exons ATGCCACTGTCAAACAATGAAAAATCAGCCCGACACAGAGCAAAGGTGAACGCGGATCCTCTTGCACGGGCCAGATACCTTGCAAAAAGAAGAGAGAG TTATCAacaaagaaaaagagagggaaagacaaAAACTCCTCCAGTAGCTGAACTCTCTACAGCAAGACAGCAGCAATTGAGGCAGAAATGGAGACAGTACCAGAGAAATCACAGAGAGAAGATGCGTAATTCAACACCGCAATTCTG CAGTTTTCAGTTTGAGATAAACTCTCAATGGCAGCAGGAATCTGCTCCATACTCATCCAGCAGTGAGATGGACTCCAGCTctacaagacaggacacctgtgagACACCTGTGAACAGCTACAGCTGGATAAAACAGGAGACAGATACTGAAGTTATCCAATGGGAAGATACAAACTCAGTGGCTGCCAGTGATGCAGAGCAGGACAACTCTCAGAGCAGTGCCATTTCCT ATATGATTCCTAATGAGGGTGTATCATATAGTGTGATGCAGACCATCACCAGACTTCAGTGTCTGCTGGAGAGTAAACAAGAGAGGATTGAAGCTCTGGAGAAACAGGTGCAGGATCTACAGGAGGATCGCAAGTTCCTCCGCACACATATCGAGAACCTCACCAGCGCTCTCTCTGCTCATCTTCATGAGGGAATTTCACATGAATtgagaaaaaactaa
- the LOC127431870 gene encoding uncharacterized protein LOC127431870 isoform X1 — MPLSNNEKSARHRAKVNADPLARARYLAKRRESYQQRKREGKTKTPPVAELSTARQQQLRQKWRQYQRNHREKMRNSTPQFCSFQFEINSQWQQESAPYSSSSEMDSSSTRQDTCETPVNSYSWIKQETDTEVIQWEDTNSVAASDAEQDNSQSSAISSDMIPNEGVSYSVMQTITRLQCLLESKQERIEALEKQVQDLQEDRKFLRTHIENLTSALSAHLHEGISHELRKN; from the exons ATGCCACTGTCAAACAATGAAAAATCAGCCCGACACAGAGCAAAGGTGAACGCGGATCCTCTTGCACGGGCCAGATACCTTGCAAAAAGAAGAGAGAG TTATCAacaaagaaaaagagagggaaagacaaAAACTCCTCCAGTAGCTGAACTCTCTACAGCAAGACAGCAGCAATTGAGGCAGAAATGGAGACAGTACCAGAGAAATCACAGAGAGAAGATGCGTAATTCAACACCGCAATTCTG CAGTTTTCAGTTTGAGATAAACTCTCAATGGCAGCAGGAATCTGCTCCATACTCATCCAGCAGTGAGATGGACTCCAGCTctacaagacaggacacctgtgagACACCTGTGAACAGCTACAGCTGGATAAAACAGGAGACAGATACTGAAGTTATCCAATGGGAAGATACAAACTCAGTGGCTGCCAGTGATGCAGAGCAGGACAACTCTCAGAGCAGTGCCATTTCCT CAGATATGATTCCTAATGAGGGTGTATCATATAGTGTGATGCAGACCATCACCAGACTTCAGTGTCTGCTGGAGAGTAAACAAGAGAGGATTGAAGCTCTGGAGAAACAGGTGCAGGATCTACAGGAGGATCGCAAGTTCCTCCGCACACATATCGAGAACCTCACCAGCGCTCTCTCTGCTCATCTTCATGAGGGAATTTCACATGAATtgagaaaaaactaa
- the LOC127432008 gene encoding uncharacterized protein LOC127432008, protein PPPLTLPSPPPTPPPSHPPPLPPPPPATTPPPPPPPPPHPPPPTPPHSPPPPDPSPPPPPLPPPSPTPPLTLPPSPPPTLPPSHPPPSPPPQPSRPTPPIPPPPPPPPQPYLPPPPPPTPQPSPPTSPPPPTPPAHRSTPPSSPLLPPLPFTLPPPIPPPPPLFENKVTFMPLKSEELKILNSEHIQC, encoded by the coding sequence CCACCACCTCTTACTCTACCTTCTCCACCACCAACTCCTCCTCCTTCACATCCACCACCACTACCACCTCCTCCTCCTGCTACAACAccacctccaccaccaccacccccTCCTCATCCTCCACCACCAACACCACCTCATTCTCCACCACCTCCTGATCCTTCACCACCACCTCCTCCTCTGCCACCACCATCTCCTACACCACCTCTTACTCTACCTCCTTCTCCTCCACCAACTCTTCCTCCTTCACATCCACCACCATCTCCTCCACCACAACCTTCTCGTCCTACACCTCCAAtacctccaccaccaccacctcctcctcaaccttaTCTTCCACCACCTCCTCCTCCTACACCACAACCTTCTCCTCCTACATCACCACCTCCTCCTACACCACCCGCTCATCGTTCTACACCACCTTCTTCTCCTCTTCTACCACCACTACCTTTTACTCTACCACCTCCTATACCACCACCTCCTCCTttatttgagaataaagtaacTTTTATGCCATTGAAGTCAGAGgaacttaaaattttaaatagTGAGCACATACAATGTTAA